The window CCTGCAGTATAAAAGTCTCGCTGCCGGCAACCCGAGCGGGATCGTGGAATCCTATATGCAACCGGTGACGGACGTGACCGTGAAACAACGGACAGCTTTCGTTGGCATGGTCGCAGACCGTGATCACGTAATCAAACGAGTCGTTGAGAAAACGATCGACTGTTTGAGGAACAGCGCCGGACAGATCGATCCCGACTTCAGCCATCACCTGAACCGCTATGGGATGCACCTCTTTGGCCGGAACGGTGCCGGCGGAAAAGACCTGCAGCCGAGGATCGAACGACTTCAGCCATCCCTCCGCCATTTGGCTGCGACAAGAATTGCCTGTGCATAAAATGAGGATCTTCATCGTGCAGCCTTTTTCCAAAATGATCACTGAAAAAAACCGGTGTAGATGAAATAGACGCCTCCAAGCAGCACCAGGACGCCGGCGCCCTTTTTCACCCAGCCGGTCGCCCGCGATTGAGCGCTCCAGTTCAAATAGCCCTGAACCCAACGGCCGAGTCCGCCGGCCAGAGCAATCACCGCGCTGTGACCGACGCCGAAGGCGAGGATCAACAACACGGGTTTTAGCCATCCGTTCTGCGCCATGCTGAATACAATGCCCAAAACCGGCGCCATATAGGCAAAGGTGCAGGGACCGAGCCCGATGCCGAACAGTAAGCCCAATCCCAAGGCGCCCCCGTACCCGGTCTTATTGGAAGATACCGGGAAACTGCTCCAGTTCAGGGAAATGGCATCCAACAAATAGAGTCCCATAATGATGAAAACAGCTGCGACTACAACATTGCCCCATACGCCCACATCGCCGATCAACCGTCCCAACGAGGCGGTGACGACGCCGACCAAAGCGATGGTAATGAGAATGCCCAGGGCAAAAACCAATGCCAATAATAATGACTGTCGTGTGCTTTTAATTTCCCGGCTGGTGATATAGCCGATGATGAGCGGAATGCTGGACAGATGACAGGGGCTGAGCAATATGCTTAAAACTCCCCATAGCAGCGATGCCAATAAAGCCAAATAAAAGCTAGAAGCCAAAAGTAGACTTAAATAACCGAAAAGGCTATCAATCATGATTTGCTTTCCTTTTTGACCGGTTTCAAACCGCGGGAGTGCAGCAGCTGATCGATCTCCTCCTCAGGGAAAAAAC is drawn from bacterium and contains these coding sequences:
- a CDS encoding arsenate reductase ArsC, which encodes MKILILCTGNSCRSQMAEGWLKSFDPRLQVFSAGTVPAKEVHPIAVQVMAEVGIDLSGAVPQTVDRFLNDSFDYVITVCDHANESCPLFHGHVRHRLHIGFHDPARVAGSETFILQEFRRVRDEIRTYFFRFYQELLREEIDDRQSRD
- a CDS encoding cytochrome C biogenesis protein, producing MIDSLFGYLSLLLASSFYLALLASLLWGVLSILLSPCHLSSIPLIIGYITSREIKSTRQSLLLALVFALGILITIALVGVVTASLGRLIGDVGVWGNVVVAAVFIIMGLYLLDAISLNWSSFPVSSNKTGYGGALGLGLLFGIGLGPCTFAYMAPVLGIVFSMAQNGWLKPVLLILAFGVGHSAVIALAGGLGRWVQGYLNWSAQSRATGWVKKGAGVLVLLGGVYFIYTGFFQ